One window of the Manihot esculenta cultivar AM560-2 chromosome 14, M.esculenta_v8, whole genome shotgun sequence genome contains the following:
- the LOC110631120 gene encoding transcription factor bHLH162, whose product MKKSISESSRPDRKTVERNRRIHMKGLCFKLASLIPSHHFKHSKDMLSQQGQLDHAAAYIKHLKERIEKLKKIKEQAMVISGANNNKIMMGLRLPIVELRDLGSSIEVVLISGLKKNFMMYEVITIIEEEGAEVVSVSFSTVGDKVFHTIHAQVKICRVGVETSRVCQRLQELIDWSCI is encoded by the exons ATGAAGAAAAGCATCAGTGAGTCATCGAGACCTGATCGAAAGACTGTAGAGAGGAATCGAAGAATTCACATGAAGGGTTTATGCTTCAAACTGGCTTCTCTCATCCCTTCTCATCACTTTAAACATTCTAAG GACATGCTATCTCAGCAAGGTCAACTAGACCACGCTGCGGCTTACATAAAGCACCTGAAAGAAAGaatagagaaattaaagaaGATAAAGGAACAGGCAATGGTGATCTCAGgagctaataataataaaataatgatgGGATTGAGATTGCCAATTGTTGAACTTCGAGACTTGGGTTCAAGCATAGAAGTGGTTTTGATTAGTGGGTTGAAGAAGAACTTCATGATGTACGAAGTTATTACCATTATTGAAGAAGAAGGAGCTGAGGTTGTCAGCGTCAGCTTTTCAACAGTGGGTGATAAAGTGTTCCATACAATCCATGCTCAG GTCAAAATCTGTAGAGTTGGTGTGGAGACTTCAAGGGTATGTCAGAGATTGCAGGAATTGATTGACTGGAGTTGCATATGA